A genomic region of Halopelagius longus contains the following coding sequences:
- a CDS encoding HemK2/MTQ2 family protein methyltransferase, with the protein MTGEDLAEKRGMETDVYQPAEDSGLLAEAVVERGCGRFLEVGTGSGWVAEQAAREAADVESVVATDVNPHACRSARERGRAAASEGHGEIEVVRANLLDPFADGAFDTVAFNPPYLPTDPDNEWSDWMERALSGGETGRELIDPFVDDVGRVLAPDGVVLLLVSSLTGYDEVVERAERRGFDHDVVVRESYPFETLSVLALSEK; encoded by the coding sequence GTGACGGGCGAGGACTTGGCCGAGAAACGAGGGATGGAGACGGACGTCTATCAACCCGCCGAGGACTCCGGACTGCTGGCGGAGGCCGTCGTCGAACGGGGCTGCGGGCGGTTCTTGGAGGTCGGAACCGGGTCCGGGTGGGTCGCAGAGCAGGCGGCGAGGGAGGCGGCGGACGTAGAGAGCGTCGTCGCCACCGACGTGAACCCCCACGCGTGTCGAAGCGCCCGCGAACGCGGCCGGGCGGCGGCCTCGGAGGGACACGGCGAAATCGAGGTGGTCCGCGCGAACCTGCTCGACCCGTTCGCAGACGGCGCGTTCGACACCGTGGCGTTCAACCCGCCGTACCTCCCGACGGACCCCGACAACGAGTGGTCCGACTGGATGGAACGCGCCCTCTCGGGCGGCGAGACGGGCCGGGAACTCATCGACCCGTTCGTCGACGACGTCGGGCGGGTGCTCGCGCCCGACGGCGTCGTCCTACTGTTGGTGAGTTCGCTCACCGGCTACGACGAGGTGGTCGAACGGGCCGAACGGCGGGGCTTCGACCACGACGTGGTCGTCCGCGAGTCGTACCCCTTCGAGACGCTGAGCGTCCTCGCGCTCTCGGAAAAATAA
- a CDS encoding mechanosensitive ion channel family protein encodes MQTHTLTTAATEAAESGLLALPRTFVPSLTGRVAVTVAVVAVVTFVLGRTNRFHDLVPPWIPATVWHVGVTLATMAVTVGGALLLVGVWGFSAQLVEVYEQYRFGRRVVVQLALSGLLLVSAYAVTGLVHQLTDEVAQSQPNVSDHQREVIYRLAQLTVYFVTAVVVLGVWNADLGGLLVGAGFLGIVVGMAARQTLGALIAGFVLMFSRPFEIGDWIEVGEHEGIVTDITVVNTRIQSFDGEYVMVPNDVISGETLVNRSRKGRLRIEVEVGVDYDVDPNHAAEVAQAAVDELEDVLSVPSPQVVLKEFGDSAVLLGVRAWIDRPSARRKWRTQTAIVGAVKEAFDREGIKIPYPQQELMAREEKEGFVLAGGEGPAPDADEDAPRDQSHTRAADGRGEES; translated from the coding sequence ATGCAGACGCACACACTCACGACGGCGGCGACAGAGGCCGCGGAGAGCGGACTCCTCGCCCTGCCGCGGACGTTCGTCCCCTCGCTGACGGGGCGGGTCGCCGTGACCGTCGCCGTCGTCGCCGTCGTCACGTTCGTACTGGGCCGGACGAACAGGTTCCACGACTTGGTGCCGCCGTGGATCCCCGCCACCGTCTGGCACGTCGGCGTCACGCTGGCGACGATGGCGGTCACCGTCGGCGGCGCGCTACTCCTCGTCGGCGTCTGGGGCTTCTCGGCCCAACTCGTCGAGGTGTACGAACAGTACCGGTTCGGCAGGCGGGTGGTCGTCCAACTCGCCCTCTCGGGGCTGCTCCTCGTGAGTGCGTACGCGGTAACCGGCCTCGTCCACCAACTCACGGACGAGGTGGCCCAGAGCCAACCGAACGTCAGCGACCACCAACGGGAGGTCATCTACCGCCTCGCTCAGTTGACGGTGTACTTCGTCACCGCGGTGGTCGTCCTCGGCGTCTGGAACGCCGACCTCGGCGGGTTGCTCGTCGGGGCCGGGTTCCTCGGCATCGTCGTCGGGATGGCGGCGAGACAGACGCTCGGCGCACTCATCGCCGGGTTCGTCCTCATGTTCTCCCGACCGTTCGAGATAGGCGACTGGATAGAGGTCGGCGAACACGAGGGCATCGTCACCGACATCACCGTCGTGAACACGCGCATCCAGTCGTTCGACGGCGAGTACGTGATGGTCCCCAACGACGTTATCTCGGGCGAGACGCTCGTCAACCGGAGTCGGAAGGGGAGACTCCGCATCGAAGTCGAAGTCGGCGTGGACTACGACGTCGACCCGAACCACGCCGCAGAGGTGGCCCAAGCGGCCGTCGACGAACTCGAAGACGTGCTCTCGGTCCCGTCGCCGCAGGTGGTCCTCAAGGAGTTCGGCGACTCGGCGGTGCTTCTCGGCGTCCGCGCGTGGATAGACCGACCCAGCGCCCGCCGCAAGTGGCGGACGCAGACGGCCATCGTCGGCGCGGTCAAGGAGGCGTTCGACCGCGAGGGAATCAAGATACCCTACCCGCAACAGGAACTCATGGCGCGCGAAGAGAAAGAGGGGTTCGTCCTCGCGGGCGGCGAGGGTCCGGCCCCCGACGCCGACGAAGACGCCCCACGCGACCAATCGCACACCCGCGCGGCCGACGGACGGGGTGAGGAGTCGTGA
- a CDS encoding 16S ribosomal RNA methyltransferase A produces the protein MTEQQPDAETGVPRRDPDELLRRAGVRGDPEQDQHFLVDDRVLDRVPGYLPDDADTSHVLEVGGGTGALTDRLLRVADRVTVVERDRRLAAFLREEFAADVESGRLTVLEGDALSVELPEFTACVSNLPYGISSEIAFRLLPRGRPLVLMFQKEFAERMAADAGTDDYGRLSVSAQHYGDVEVVETVPREAFSPKPAVQSAIVRVTPRAPDYEVEDESFFLDFVKALFTQRRKTIRNGIRNTAHISGLSDPEAVVEAADEDVLRKRAGNMAPKEFAALATLADEHGR, from the coding sequence ATGACAGAGCAGCAGCCGGACGCCGAGACGGGCGTCCCTCGGCGAGACCCCGACGAACTCCTCCGGCGGGCGGGCGTCCGGGGGGACCCCGAGCAGGACCAACACTTTCTGGTCGACGACCGGGTTCTCGACCGGGTCCCCGGCTACCTCCCCGACGACGCGGACACCTCGCACGTCCTCGAAGTCGGCGGCGGGACCGGTGCGCTCACGGACCGGTTGCTCCGCGTCGCAGACCGGGTGACCGTCGTCGAACGGGACCGCCGGCTGGCGGCGTTCCTGCGCGAGGAGTTCGCGGCGGACGTAGAGAGCGGCCGGCTGACCGTGCTGGAGGGCGACGCCCTCTCGGTCGAGTTGCCGGAGTTCACCGCCTGCGTCTCGAACCTCCCGTACGGCATCTCCTCCGAGATAGCGTTCCGGTTGCTCCCGCGGGGGCGACCGCTGGTGTTGATGTTCCAAAAGGAGTTCGCCGAACGGATGGCCGCCGACGCCGGAACCGACGACTACGGCCGCCTCTCGGTGAGCGCACAGCACTACGGCGACGTGGAGGTGGTCGAAACCGTCCCGCGGGAGGCGTTCTCCCCGAAACCGGCGGTACAGAGCGCAATCGTCCGCGTGACGCCTCGCGCGCCCGACTACGAGGTCGAAGACGAGTCGTTCTTCCTCGACTTCGTGAAGGCGCTTTTCACCCAACGGCGCAAGACCATCCGAAACGGCATCCGCAACACGGCGCACATCTCCGGCCTCTCGGACCCCGAGGCGGTCGTCGAGGCGGCCGACGAGGACGTGCTCCGCAAGCGCGCCGGCAACATGGCTCCGAAAGAGTTCGCCGCGTTGGCGACGCTCGCGGACGAACACGGCCGGTAG
- a CDS encoding DUF655 domain-containing protein, whose amino-acid sequence MTPPDSGDADAGEHGPSGHDSSHDADSEATGDADVRYAVILDYLAHGKADSRSYDESPLAYALGIDNFRLFELRLDEEAGLGIGDRVAVGPPGERDAVEELYEIEYDDLSNTANAELEYVVEEIVEDDERRFVDFYNDAQPITLRLHQLNLLPGIGKKLRNNILDERKRGPFESFEDLEERVSGLHHPKDVLVERIMEELRDDDLKYKTFVGRNE is encoded by the coding sequence ATGACGCCCCCTGACAGCGGAGACGCCGACGCCGGCGAGCACGGCCCGTCGGGCCACGATTCGTCTCACGACGCCGACTCGGAGGCGACCGGCGACGCCGACGTCCGCTACGCGGTCATCTTGGACTACCTCGCTCACGGCAAGGCGGATAGCCGCAGTTACGACGAGTCCCCCTTAGCGTACGCCCTCGGCATCGACAACTTCCGCCTGTTCGAGCTCCGCCTCGACGAGGAGGCGGGCCTCGGTATCGGGGACCGAGTCGCCGTCGGCCCGCCGGGCGAACGCGACGCGGTGGAGGAGCTGTACGAGATCGAGTACGACGACCTCTCGAACACCGCCAACGCCGAACTGGAGTACGTGGTCGAGGAGATAGTCGAGGACGACGAACGCCGGTTCGTCGACTTCTACAACGACGCCCAGCCCATCACCCTCAGGCTCCACCAGTTGAACCTGCTTCCGGGCATCGGGAAGAAGCTCCGAAACAACATCCTCGACGAACGGAAGCGCGGGCCCTTCGAGAGCTTCGAGGACTTAGAGGAACGCGTCTCCGGTCTCCACCACCCGAAGGACGTGCTGGTCGAGCGAATCATGGAGGAACTGCGGGACGACGACCTGAAGTACAAGACGTTCGTCGGACGCAACGAGTAG
- a CDS encoding RNA polymerase Rpb4 family protein produces MTIFKQKVDEEYLTVSEVKSLLQDVEAERAADEERDIRYELARAIEHVNRFAVLDPEESRELVEELLELEKVDEETAFKIADLLPQSRDELRSLYAQQRYALSGDELDEILNVVAKYA; encoded by the coding sequence ATGACCATCTTCAAACAGAAGGTAGACGAGGAGTACCTCACCGTCTCCGAGGTCAAGTCGCTCCTACAGGATGTCGAGGCGGAACGCGCCGCGGACGAAGAGCGCGACATCCGCTACGAACTCGCACGCGCCATCGAACACGTCAACCGATTCGCCGTCCTCGACCCCGAGGAGTCGCGCGAACTCGTCGAGGAACTCCTCGAACTGGAGAAGGTGGACGAAGAGACGGCGTTCAAAATCGCGGACCTGCTGCCGCAGAGTCGAGACGAACTTCGTTCGCTGTACGCGCAGCAGCGGTACGCCCTGAGCGGCGACGAACTCGACGAGATTCTGAACGTGGTCGCGAAGTACGCCTGA
- a CDS encoding 50S ribosomal protein L21e → MPSSNGPLKGTRGKLSNSARERGTSPPQRAIQEYEEGEKVHLKIDPSVRGGRFHPRFNGHTGEVIGKQGRAFKVRINDGGKDKTIIAKAAHLRAQQ, encoded by the coding sequence ATGCCGAGTTCCAACGGTCCGCTCAAGGGCACGCGAGGAAAGCTTTCGAACAGCGCACGCGAGCGCGGCACCTCCCCGCCGCAGCGCGCGATTCAGGAGTACGAGGAGGGCGAGAAGGTCCACCTCAAAATCGACCCCAGCGTCCGAGGCGGTCGCTTCCACCCGCGCTTCAACGGCCACACGGGCGAAGTGATCGGTAAGCAGGGCCGCGCGTTCAAGGTCCGGATCAACGACGGTGGGAAGGACAAGACCATCATCGCCAAGGCCGCCCACCTCCGCGCACAGCAGTAA
- a CDS encoding cystathionine gamma-synthase, translating to MTDDSEERIETRAIHAGQDPDEETGALMTPIFANSTYVQDGPGDHRGYEYSRTGNPTRTDLEANIASLEGGEYGRAFSSGMGSINTVLNLLEAGDHVVTGDDVYGGTHRIFTQVYEDYDLEFDFVDTTDHDAVEEAMGEETELLWVETPTNPLMRVNDIEALADVAHEYDALCAVDNTFATPYLQRPLDLGADIVSHSLTKYLGGHSDVVGGALVTNDEELDERLGFYQNSVGATPSPFDCFLVLRGTKTLPVRMDRHCDNARELAQWLEDHDAVDRVYYPGLESHPQHDVAEKQMDDFGGMLSFELDGTLEEASTLVSETEVFTLAESLGGVESLIEQPAAMTHAAIPREERVAAGLSDGLVRVSVGVEHVDDLKADLERAFEAAL from the coding sequence ATGACCGACGACAGCGAGGAGCGAATCGAGACGCGCGCCATCCACGCCGGCCAAGACCCCGACGAGGAGACGGGTGCGCTCATGACGCCCATCTTCGCCAACTCGACGTACGTACAGGACGGCCCCGGCGACCACCGCGGGTACGAGTACTCCCGAACGGGCAACCCGACGCGGACCGACCTCGAAGCGAACATCGCGTCGCTCGAGGGCGGCGAGTACGGCCGGGCGTTCTCCTCGGGGATGGGTTCCATCAACACGGTGTTGAACCTGCTGGAGGCGGGCGACCACGTCGTCACCGGCGACGACGTGTACGGCGGGACCCACCGCATCTTCACGCAGGTGTACGAGGACTACGACTTGGAGTTCGACTTCGTGGACACGACCGACCACGACGCCGTCGAGGAGGCGATGGGCGAGGAGACGGAACTGCTGTGGGTCGAGACGCCGACGAACCCGCTCATGCGCGTCAACGACATCGAGGCGCTCGCCGACGTCGCCCACGAGTACGACGCCCTCTGTGCGGTGGACAACACGTTCGCGACGCCGTACCTCCAACGACCGCTCGACCTCGGCGCGGACATCGTCTCACATTCGCTGACGAAGTACCTCGGCGGCCACTCCGACGTGGTGGGCGGCGCACTCGTCACGAACGACGAGGAGTTGGACGAACGACTCGGCTTCTATCAGAACTCCGTCGGCGCGACGCCCTCGCCGTTCGACTGCTTTCTCGTCCTCCGCGGGACGAAGACGCTCCCCGTGCGGATGGACCGCCACTGCGACAACGCCCGCGAACTCGCGCAGTGGTTGGAGGACCACGACGCCGTAGACAGGGTGTACTACCCGGGACTGGAGTCGCACCCCCAACACGACGTCGCGGAGAAACAGATGGACGACTTCGGCGGCATGCTCTCTTTCGAACTCGACGGGACGCTCGAAGAAGCCTCCACGCTCGTCTCCGAGACGGAGGTGTTCACGCTCGCGGAGAGTCTCGGCGGCGTCGAGAGCCTCATCGAGCAACCAGCGGCGATGACGCACGCCGCCATCCCCCGAGAGGAACGCGTCGCCGCCGGACTGTCGGACGGACTCGTCCGCGTCAGCGTCGGCGTCGAACACGTCGACGACCTCAAGGCCGACCTCGAACGGGCGTTCGAGGCGGCGCTGTAG
- a CDS encoding elongation factor 1-beta, whose amino-acid sequence MGKVAAKLKVMPSSPEIDLDELQERLEESLPEGAKINGFERDNVAFGLIALLPTVIVPDDAGGTEAVEEAFNGVDDVESVSVENVGRI is encoded by the coding sequence ATGGGAAAGGTCGCTGCGAAACTCAAGGTCATGCCGAGTAGCCCGGAAATCGACCTCGACGAACTCCAAGAGCGTCTGGAGGAGTCCCTCCCCGAGGGCGCGAAGATAAACGGCTTCGAGCGCGACAACGTCGCGTTCGGTCTCATCGCGCTTCTCCCGACGGTCATCGTCCCGGACGACGCGGGCGGCACGGAAGCCGTCGAAGAGGCGTTCAACGGCGTCGACGACGTCGAGAGCGTCTCCGTCGAGAACGTCGGCCGTATCTAA
- a CDS encoding HVO_2753 family zinc finger protein encodes MSESEQRHAHQCVSCGINISGMSAATFDCPECGHEISRCSKCRKQSNLYECPDCGFMGP; translated from the coding sequence ATGAGCGAGTCCGAACAGCGACACGCCCACCAGTGCGTGTCCTGTGGCATCAACATCTCCGGCATGTCCGCCGCGACGTTCGACTGCCCGGAGTGCGGCCACGAAATTTCGCGTTGTTCCAAGTGCCGCAAGCAGAGTAACCTCTACGAGTGCCCCGACTGCGGCTTCATGGGACCCTAG
- a CDS encoding tripartite tricarboxylate transporter permease — translation MPASTLEPAATALASATASAAPAATTLAFALCGVALGSVSGLVPGLHANAFALALAAAAPSLPGPPTAVAAAILAAGVVHTFLDVVPGLVLGVPDAATAPASLPGHRLVLAGCGTEALRLSALGSIAALCVAVPLSVPLSHLVSEWSHLLRAWLPVLLAAVVCLLVWAEPTRRARVAGVGCFLLAAALGFLTLDLPAGGPLAPAGAASMLAPLFAGLFGAPVVLDSVDASGPIPPQAAASVGLSPGVVARSALSGVGGGVLVGYLPGVSAGVAAVLALGGSGGATPNAGEATDRAYLVATSGADTATAVFAVGSLAVVGAPRNGVTVALSSAASGGVPLGLSGLLSVVVLAGGAGAVLVPFLGDRYLRLARSFSHRRLSLSVLALLWALSFLFAGLLGACAFAVAAVVGLLPPRFGARRVHLMGVLVGPVLVG, via the coding sequence ATGCCCGCGTCGACGCTCGAACCGGCGGCGACCGCACTCGCGTCAGCGACCGCTTCCGCCGCGCCCGCGGCGACGACGCTGGCGTTCGCCCTCTGCGGCGTCGCCCTCGGGTCGGTGAGCGGACTCGTCCCCGGCCTGCACGCCAACGCGTTCGCCCTCGCCCTCGCCGCCGCCGCGCCGTCGCTCCCGGGGCCGCCGACGGCCGTCGCCGCCGCGATTCTCGCCGCGGGCGTCGTCCACACGTTCCTCGACGTGGTGCCGGGACTCGTCCTCGGCGTCCCCGACGCGGCGACGGCCCCGGCGTCGCTTCCGGGGCACCGACTCGTCCTCGCGGGCTGCGGGACGGAGGCGCTCCGGCTGTCGGCGCTGGGGAGCATCGCGGCCCTCTGCGTCGCCGTTCCGCTCTCCGTCCCCCTCTCGCATCTCGTCTCGGAGTGGTCGCACCTGCTCCGCGCGTGGCTTCCGGTCCTGCTCGCTGCCGTCGTCTGTCTCCTCGTGTGGGCCGAACCCACCCGTCGGGCGCGCGTCGCGGGCGTCGGCTGTTTCCTCCTCGCCGCCGCCCTCGGGTTTCTGACGCTCGACCTCCCGGCGGGCGGTCCGTTGGCCCCCGCGGGCGCGGCGTCGATGCTCGCACCGCTCTTCGCCGGGCTGTTCGGCGCACCGGTCGTCCTCGATTCGGTGGACGCGTCCGGGCCGATTCCCCCGCAGGCGGCCGCGAGCGTCGGCCTCTCGCCGGGCGTCGTCGCTCGCTCCGCGCTCTCCGGCGTCGGCGGCGGCGTCCTCGTCGGCTACCTGCCGGGCGTCTCCGCGGGCGTCGCGGCGGTGCTGGCACTCGGCGGAAGCGGCGGCGCGACACCGAACGCCGGGGAAGCGACGGACCGGGCGTACCTCGTCGCGACCAGCGGAGCCGACACCGCGACGGCCGTCTTCGCCGTCGGGTCACTCGCCGTCGTCGGCGCGCCGCGAAACGGCGTCACCGTCGCCCTCTCATCCGCCGCGTCCGGCGGCGTTCCGCTGGGACTGTCCGGCCTGCTTTCGGTGGTCGTCCTCGCGGGCGGTGCGGGCGCGGTCCTCGTCCCCTTCCTCGGCGACCGGTACCTCCGCCTCGCCCGGTCGTTCTCCCACCGGCGGCTCTCGCTTTCGGTGCTCGCGCTCCTGTGGGCGCTTTCGTTCCTGTTCGCCGGACTCCTCGGCGCGTGCGCGTTCGCCGTCGCCGCCGTCGTCGGCCTCCTGCCGCCGCGGTTCGGCGCGCGGCGCGTCCACCTGATGGGCGTCCTCGTCGGTCCGGTTCTCGTCGGGTGA
- the rpl12p gene encoding 50S ribosomal protein P1 — MEYVYAALILNESGEEINEDNVTAVLDAAGVDVEESRVKALVAALEDIDIEEAVETAAAAPAPASGGSAGGEVETADEDEDEAGADEDEAEAEDDDEEEESGEGLGELFG; from the coding sequence ATGGAATACGTTTACGCAGCTCTCATCCTGAACGAGTCGGGCGAAGAGATCAACGAAGACAACGTCACCGCGGTGCTCGATGCCGCCGGTGTGGACGTCGAGGAATCCCGCGTCAAGGCGCTCGTCGCCGCGCTGGAGGACATCGACATCGAGGAGGCCGTCGAGACGGCCGCCGCCGCTCCCGCGCCCGCGTCGGGCGGTAGCGCCGGTGGCGAAGTCGAGACCGCCGACGAAGACGAGGACGAGGCCGGTGCCGACGAGGACGAGGCCGAAGCCGAAGACGACGACGAAGAGGAAGAGTCCGGCGAGGGCCTCGGCGAGCTCTTCGGGTAA
- a CDS encoding 50S ribosomal protein L10: MSESESVRKTETIPEWKRIEVGELTDFLERYSSVGVVDVAGIPSRQLQSMRRELHGSAEVRMSRNTLTVRALEEVDDGLEDLVDYVEGQVALIGTNDNPFALYKELEASKTPAPINAGEVAPNDIVIPEGDTGVDPGPFVGELQQVGANARIMEGSIKVTEDSHVLDEGEVVSEDLANVLSELGIEPKEVGLDLRGVFSEGVLFEPDELAIDVEEYRADIQSAAAGARNLSINAVYPTDQTASALLAKATGEAKALGLFAAIEDPDLMPDLVAKADAQLRSLAAQIDDEEALPEELRGVEAPAAQPETDEEEESADEEEEAEADAEADDDDDEDGGDGGEGLGAMFG, translated from the coding sequence ATGAGCGAGTCCGAGTCCGTCCGCAAGACGGAGACCATCCCCGAGTGGAAGCGCATCGAGGTCGGTGAACTCACCGACTTCCTCGAACGCTACTCCTCGGTCGGCGTCGTCGACGTCGCCGGCATCCCGAGCCGCCAGCTGCAGTCGATGCGGCGGGAGCTCCACGGCAGCGCCGAAGTCCGGATGAGCCGGAACACGCTGACCGTCCGCGCTCTCGAAGAGGTCGACGACGGTCTGGAGGACCTCGTCGACTACGTGGAGGGGCAGGTCGCACTCATCGGGACGAACGACAACCCGTTCGCCCTGTACAAGGAACTCGAAGCGTCGAAGACGCCCGCCCCCATCAACGCGGGCGAAGTCGCGCCGAACGACATCGTCATCCCCGAAGGCGACACGGGCGTAGACCCGGGTCCCTTCGTCGGCGAACTCCAGCAGGTCGGCGCGAACGCCCGCATCATGGAAGGGTCGATCAAGGTCACCGAAGACTCCCACGTCCTCGACGAGGGCGAGGTCGTCTCCGAGGACCTTGCGAACGTGCTGAGCGAACTCGGTATCGAGCCGAAGGAGGTCGGTCTCGACCTCCGCGGCGTCTTCTCCGAGGGCGTTCTGTTCGAGCCGGACGAACTCGCCATCGACGTCGAGGAGTACCGCGCGGACATCCAGTCCGCCGCGGCCGGCGCACGTAACCTCTCTATCAACGCGGTCTACCCGACGGACCAGACCGCGTCCGCGCTGCTCGCCAAGGCGACCGGCGAAGCCAAGGCCCTCGGCCTGTTCGCCGCCATCGAGGACCCGGACCTCATGCCGGACCTCGTCGCCAAGGCCGACGCGCAGCTCCGTTCGCTCGCGGCTCAGATCGACGACGAGGAGGCCCTCCCCGAGGAACTCCGCGGCGTCGAGGCCCCCGCGGCCCAGCCCGAGACGGACGAAGAAGAGGAATCGGCAGACGAAGAAGAAGAAGCCGAGGCTGACGCCGAAGCCGACGACGACGACGACGAAGACGGCGGCGACGGCGGCGAGGGTCTCGGAGCGATGTTCGGATAA
- a CDS encoding 50S ribosomal protein L1: protein MADTIVDAVSRALEEAPPRNFRETVDLAINLRDLDLNDPSQRVDESVVLPSGTGQDTQIVVFATGETALRAEDAADQVLDGNDLEDLGDDTDAAKDLADETDFFVAEASMMQDIGRYLGTVLGPRGKMPTPLQPDDDVVETVNRMKNTVQLRSRDRRTFHTRVGAEDMSSDEIAENIDVIIRRLEADLEKGPLNIDGIYVKTTMGPSVEVPA from the coding sequence ATGGCAGATACGATAGTTGACGCAGTCTCTCGCGCACTTGAGGAGGCCCCCCCGCGGAACTTCCGTGAGACGGTGGACCTCGCAATCAACCTGCGCGATTTAGACCTTAACGACCCGTCGCAGCGTGTCGACGAAAGCGTCGTTCTTCCATCCGGTACCGGCCAGGACACACAGATCGTCGTGTTCGCTACCGGAGAAACCGCGCTCCGCGCGGAGGACGCCGCTGACCAAGTACTGGACGGTAACGACCTCGAGGACCTCGGTGACGACACCGACGCCGCCAAGGACCTCGCGGACGAGACCGACTTCTTCGTGGCCGAAGCCAGCATGATGCAGGACATCGGTCGGTACCTCGGTACCGTCCTCGGTCCTCGCGGTAAGATGCCGACGCCACTCCAGCCCGACGACGACGTCGTCGAGACCGTAAACCGCATGAAGAACACGGTCCAGCTCCGCAGTCGCGACCGTCGGACGTTCCACACCCGAGTGGGTGCGGAGGACATGTCCTCGGACGAAATCGCGGAGAACATCGACGTCATCATCCGCCGTCTCGAAGCGGACCTCGAAAAGGGCCCGCTCAACATCGACGGCATCTACGTGAAGACCACCATGGGTCCGTCCGTGGAGGTGCCCGCATGA
- a CDS encoding 50S ribosomal protein L11: MAGTIEVLVPGGQANPGPPLGPELGPTPVNVQDVVQEINDETAAFDGMEVPVTVEYDDDGSFSIEVGVPPTAELIKDEAGFETGSGEPQKDFVADLSADQVKKIADQKSTDLLAYDSLNAAKEVVGTCTSLGVTIEGNNPREFKKRIDDGEYDDVFADE; this comes from the coding sequence ATGGCTGGAACTATCGAAGTGCTCGTTCCCGGCGGGCAGGCCAATCCCGGTCCGCCGCTCGGTCCCGAGCTCGGGCCGACGCCCGTGAACGTGCAAGACGTCGTGCAGGAGATAAACGACGAGACCGCTGCCTTCGACGGCATGGAGGTCCCCGTCACCGTCGAATACGACGACGACGGCTCCTTCAGCATCGAAGTCGGCGTCCCCCCGACGGCGGAGCTCATCAAGGACGAGGCCGGATTCGAAACCGGCTCCGGCGAGCCCCAGAAGGACTTCGTCGCCGACCTGAGCGCCGACCAGGTGAAGAAGATCGCCGACCAGAAGTCGACGGACCTCCTCGCGTACGACTCGCTCAACGCGGCGAAGGAAGTCGTCGGGACGTGTACGTCCCTCGGCGTCACCATCGAAGGCAACAACCCGCGCGAGTTCAAGAAGCGCATCGACGACGGCGAGTACGACGACGTATTCGCCGACGAGTAA